CGGTGGGGGAACCGAATCGGGCTGTACGGGGTGGCTGCCGCGGCCGGGGACCTGGGGCGGGGCCGTGGGGGTGGCTCGTGCGGTCGGGCCCGTGGGGATCAGACGGCTTCCGCCGTCTCGGGCAGCTTCTTGGCGAGGAGCTCGGTGATGTCGGTGACCTCGGGGACCTCGCCGAAGTCCCGTACGGCGGTGTCCACGGTCTTGCGGAGCCGCGTGTTCACCCGTTCGGAGCGGACCCGCCCGGCGACATCGAGGGCCTGCCGCGCCTTGTCCATGGCCTGCTCGGGCTCCCGCTTGAGCAGGTGGACGGTGGCCATGCCGACGAGGTTGAGGGCGTAGGAGCGCTGGTGCTCCGCGTCCACGGCGAACAGGTCGACGGCGCGCTGCATGACCGGTTCGGCGAGGGAGGCGTAGGTGGGGCTGCGGCCCGCGAAGTAGGCGAGGTCACGGTAGGAGTGGGAGTTCTCGCCGTTGAGTTCGGCCTCGTTGAAGAAGCGGATCCAGTCGGGGTCCGGCTCGCCGTCGAGGCCCGCGTCGGCGAAGGTGTCCTCGGCCATCCGCACGGCCCGCTTGCACTTGCCGGGCTGCCCCATGTTGGCGTAGGCGCGGGCCTCCATCGCATACAGCATGGCCTGGGTGCGGGCGGTGGCGCAGTCGCGGCTGCCGTACTGCGCGAGGTGGATGAGTTCAAGGGCGTCGTCCGGCCGCCCCAGATGGATCATCTGACGGCTCATGGAGGACAGGATGTACGAGCCGAGGGGCTTGTCCCCGGCTTCCTTGGCGGCGTGCAGGGCGAGGACGAAGTACTTCTGCGCGGTGGGCTGGAGGCCCACGTCGTAGCTCATCCACCCGGCGAGCTCGGCCAGTTCGGCGGCGCAGCGGAAGAGGCGCTCGGAGATCGCCGCGGGCTGCGGCTCCTGGAGGAGGTCGGTGACCTCGTGGAGCTGTCCGACGACCGCCTTGCGGCGCAGGCCGCCGCCGCTCTGGGCGTCCCAGGTGCGGAACATGGCGGTGGTGGATTCCAGCATGTCCAGCTCGGCCTTGGAGAGCCGGTGCGGGCGCCGGGCCGGCGGGGGCGGGTCGGCGTGGTCGGCGGCCGGGGCGGGAACGAGCCAGCGCTGCATCGGCTCGATGAGGGAGGGGCCCGCGGCGAGGGTGAGGGACGTGCCGAGGAAGCCGCGCCGGGCGAGCATCAGGTCGCTGCGGGAGAACTCGCTGAGCAGCGACACCGTCTGCGGCCCGGCCCAGGGCAGGTCCACGCCGGACACCGAGGGTGACTGGTGGGCGGCGCGCAGGCCGAGGTCCTCGACGGCGACGACGGTGCCGAAGCGCTCGGAGAACAGCTCGGACAGGATGCGCGGGATGGGCTCGCGGGGCTGTTCCCCGTCGAGCCAGCGCCGTACGCGGGAGGTGTCGGTGCTGATGTGGTGGGCGCCCAGCTGGCGGGCCCGGCGGTTCACCTGGCGGGCGAGTTCGCCCTTGGACCAGCCGCTGCGCACGAACCACGAGGCGAGCTGCTCGTTCGGGCGCTTTCCGGCATTCGTACCGTCTGTGCCGCTGCCGCCCACTGGAAGGCCCCCATCCGCCGAATCTCCGTGTTGCCGAACCCTGGTCAGAATGCCGTGGATCGCGGGCCGCTGTCCGGGATTCGCACGCTTTGGCACACATTCCGGCCGCGGTCGCCGCATTGCCTCCGGCATACCCACGAGTGCGGACGCTACCCGGGGTTCGCGCACCGACAGTAATCCTACGATCACCCGTCTCGCGATGGCCTTTGCAGAAACGCCACCATTCGCCACCCCTTCGAACGAACTCCCCTGCGACGGGGCGCGATTCACTTGACACATGACAAGCGGAGGCCCAGCGCATCGAGGCGTGAGGCGGCGCGCGAGCGATGCGCGCACCACCCGGCCGAACTCCGCGCGCCGCCTGGACGGGTGGCGACATGACGGAGCGTCACGACCGCGCTCCGGGTCGTAACCATCGGCGACTTCGACCCGTTGGAGGGGGCATGGGCTTCACGATCGGCGGCACGCGCATCCGCGAGATGCGGTCCGGGTGGACGGGTTTCACCGGCCTTGCTGGGTTGACGTTGACGGGGTCCCGTCGCCGCGCCACGCGAGCGGCGGAGTGCACCGTGGTGGCGGAGTACACCGGCTTGTGGGGCTGGGGCGTGGCGCCCGGCGCCCGCGCCGCGAACGGCGCCTGCTCCTGCGGGGACGCCTCCTGTACGGCCCCGGGGGCGCACCCGCTGGGGTTCGCGCCGGAGGTCCCGGCGGGCGCGTCGCTGGACGAGGTGGCCGAGGTGTGGTCGCGGTTCCCGGGCGCGTCGCTGATGCTGCCGGTCGGGCGGGCGTTCGACGTGCTGGAGGTCTCGGAGGCGGCGGGGCGGCGGGCGCTGGTGCGGCTGGAGCGCATGGGGCTGCCGCTGGGGCCGGTGTGCGTGACGCCGACGGGTCGGGCGCGGTTCTTCGTGGCGCCCGGGGCGGCGCGGGAGCTGCCGGGCCTGCTCTACCGGATGGGCTGGGACGACGCGGAGCTGGACCTGCGGGGCCTGGGGCCGGGCTCCTGGATCACGGCGCCCCCGTCGGACATGGGCGGGCTCGGCCCGGTCCGCTGGCTGCGCGCCCCGTCCCCGGACGCTCCGCACACGGCCCCAAAGGCCCGCCTGCTGCTGGGCACCCTGGCGTACACGAGCCACCGGGTGGCGGCGGCCTGAGGTCTCGCCGCCTCACGGACGCACCGCCTCGCGGCCCTCACCGCTTCACGGGCTTACGGACTCACGGCCCTCACGGCCCTCACGGCCCTCACGGCCGGGGAACAGCAGCGGGGCGGCCCGTCGGCGCTGATGCGCTGCCGGGCCGCCCCGCTCGCGTGAGGGGTGGGGGTGGGGGTCAGGCCGGGTCGCCGATCAGGGCGTCCACGAAGGCCTCCGGCTCGAAGGGCGCCAGGTCGTCCGCGCCCTCGCCGAGGCCGACCAGCTTCACCGGGACGCCCAGTTCGCGCTGGACGGCGATGACGATGCCGCCCTTCGCCGTGCCGTCCAGCTTGGTGAGGACGATGCCGGTGATGTTCACGACCTCCGCGAAGACCCGCGCCTGGATCAGACCGTT
This genomic window from Streptomyces thermolilacinus SPC6 contains:
- the nsdA gene encoding transcriptional repressor NsdA, with translation MGGSGTDGTNAGKRPNEQLASWFVRSGWSKGELARQVNRRARQLGAHHISTDTSRVRRWLDGEQPREPIPRILSELFSERFGTVVAVEDLGLRAAHQSPSVSGVDLPWAGPQTVSLLSEFSRSDLMLARRGFLGTSLTLAAGPSLIEPMQRWLVPAPAADHADPPPPARRPHRLSKAELDMLESTTAMFRTWDAQSGGGLRRKAVVGQLHEVTDLLQEPQPAAISERLFRCAAELAELAGWMSYDVGLQPTAQKYFVLALHAAKEAGDKPLGSYILSSMSRQMIHLGRPDDALELIHLAQYGSRDCATARTQAMLYAMEARAYANMGQPGKCKRAVRMAEDTFADAGLDGEPDPDWIRFFNEAELNGENSHSYRDLAYFAGRSPTYASLAEPVMQRAVDLFAVDAEHQRSYALNLVGMATVHLLKREPEQAMDKARQALDVAGRVRSERVNTRLRKTVDTAVRDFGEVPEVTDITELLAKKLPETAEAV
- a CDS encoding bifunctional DNA primase/polymerase encodes the protein MGFTIGGTRIREMRSGWTGFTGLAGLTLTGSRRRATRAAECTVVAEYTGLWGWGVAPGARAANGACSCGDASCTAPGAHPLGFAPEVPAGASLDEVAEVWSRFPGASLMLPVGRAFDVLEVSEAAGRRALVRLERMGLPLGPVCVTPTGRARFFVAPGAARELPGLLYRMGWDDAELDLRGLGPGSWITAPPSDMGGLGPVRWLRAPSPDAPHTAPKARLLLGTLAYTSHRVAAA